A DNA window from Calliphora vicina chromosome 1, idCalVici1.1, whole genome shotgun sequence contains the following coding sequences:
- the spn-A gene encoding DNA repair protein RAD51 homolog 1, translating into MSCQEKDRSLATATTTDCEEDEDFGPLPVTKLEVNGITSNDIQRLKAAGYHTVESVAFSPKKELLNIKGFSDNKVDKLLAHASSLVPMGFTTALFFYQKRSEIIMLTTGSKELDKLLGGGIETGSITELFGEFRSGKTQLCHTLAVTCQLPISQNGGEGKCLYIDSEGTFRPERLVAIADRYKLVKDDVLDNVACARAFNSDHQTQLLMQGAAMMVESRYALIVVDSATALYRTDYAGRGELAARQMHLARFMRLLLRLADEFGVAVVITNQVVAQVDGGAMFQADAKKPIGGNIIAHASTTRLSLRKGRGETRICKIYDSPCLPESEAMFAIQPDGIGDAKE; encoded by the exons ATGAGCTGTCAGGAAAAGGACAGATCTTTGGCAACAGCCACCACTACCGACTGTGAAGAAGATGAAGACTTTGGACCACTGCCCGTCACAAAACTGGAAGTTAATGGTATAACCAGCAATGATATACAACGTTTAAAGGCCGCTGGCTATCATACAGTGGAGTCGGTGGCGTTTTCTCCCAAAAAagagttattaaacattaaggGCTTTTCCGATAACAAAGTTGACAAACTACTGGCACATGCCTCTAGTTTAGTGCCCATGGGTTTTACAACTGCCttatttttctatcaaaaacgtTCAGAAATTATTATGCTGACCACCGGTTCGAAGGAATTAGACAAGTTGTTGGGCGGTGGCATTGAAACAGGTTCGATTACAGAGTTATTCGGTGAATTTCGTTCCGGAAAAACTCAATTATGTCACACTTTGGCAGTCACCTGCCAGCTGCCCATTAGTCAGAACGGTGGAGAGGGTAAATGTTTGTACATAGATTCAGAGGGTACCTTTCGACCAGAACGTTTGGTGGCCATAGCAGATCGTTATAAGTTGGTAAAGGATGATGTTTTGGATAATGTAGCGTGTGCACGAGCCTTCAACTCGGATCATCAAACACAATTGTTAATGCAGGGTGCCGCTATGATGGTAGAATCAAG ATATGCCCTAATCGTAGTGGATAGTGCCACTGCGCTATATCGTACGGATTATGCTGGTCGTGGTGAATTGGCTGCTCGGCAAATGCATTTAGCACGTTTCATGCGCTTACTGTTACGTCTAGCCGACGAATTTGGTGTGGCTGTTGTCATCACCAATCAGGTGGTGGCTCAAGTTGATGGCGGCGCCATGTTTCAGGCTGATGCTAAGAAACCTATTGGAGGCAATATCATTGCTCACGCTTCAACTACACGCCTGTCACTGCGCAAAGGTCGTGGTGAAACTcgaatatgtaaaatttatgaTTCACCTTGTTTGCCTGAATCAGAGGCAATGTTTGCCATACAACCCGACGGTATTGGTGATGCCAAGGAATAA
- the LOC135954503 gene encoding uncharacterized protein LOC135954503, protein MNNYYYLDVELKLREDSTAVITPAYFQGSIESSLTEFFGEIGGQTELELVKFDINQKRGILKVPEAFSTKTKAAITLIGYFQEIPCHFQILKTSAQPLDFE, encoded by the exons ATGAACAATTATTATTACTTGGATGTGGAATT AAAACTTAGGGAAGACTCTACTGCCGTTATTACTCCAGCCTATTTTCAAGGTAGCATAGAATCATCATTAACAGAATTCTTTGGAGAAATTGGGGGACAAACTGAACTGGAACTAGTGAAATTTGATATTAATCAAAAACGCGGAATTCTAAAAGTACCGGAAGCATTTTCTACAAAAACCAAAGCTGCCATTACATTAATTGGTTATTTTCAAGAAATACCGTGTCATTTCCAAATACTTAAAACTTCAGCACAACctttagattttgaataa
- the LOC135954493 gene encoding mitochondrial intermembrane space import and assembly protein 40-B, protein MSFSLKQIFGKDTVIFATKEDHATPPAIELPPPEPAQGLITKDGEINWSCPCLGGMATGPCGVEFREAFSCFHYSEAEPKGSDCYEAFRTMQDCFTQYPTVYNKSGSSGDDDDDDEGGLNMAALSEDAKEDEKAAVEASTSQTVDK, encoded by the coding sequence ATGTCGTTCAGTTTGAAACAAATATTTGGCAAAGATACCGTCATATTTGCCACAAAAGAAGATCATGCTACCCCTCCCGCCATTGAACTGCCACCACCAGAACCGGCACAGGGCCTAATAACAAAGGATGGTGAAATTAATTGGAGCTGTCCCTGTTTGGGTGGCATGGCTACCGGACCTTGTGGCGTTGAATTCCGTGAAGCTTTTTCCTGTTTCCATTACAGTGAAGCTGAACCTAAAGGTTCCGATTGTTATGAAGCCTTTCGTACCATGCAAGATTGTTTTACGCAGTATCCTACAGTTTATAATAAATCAGGTAGCAGTGGTGATGACGACGACGATGATGAGGGTGGTTTAAATATGGCAGCTTTAAGCGAAGATGCTAAGGAGGACGAAAAAGCGGCAGTGGAAGCAAGCACATCGCAGACAgttgataaataa